From one Verrucomicrobiia bacterium genomic stretch:
- a CDS encoding DUF748 domain-containing protein, translated as MANEKFNAFKKTKGFRRLVWATVVLVVYSIVGFLVLPAVIKSQLIKRLPEYTKRQVSIADVKLNPFALSYTMRGFSLTETNGETFASLGEVYVNFELSSIFNGAWTLGTVSVKEPFAQVTRKADGTFNFDNLIPPADTNVVKEVKPLPAVLVELLTIEGGAVAFTDETRPGPFKTKIAPIQFDLTQLTTRPDKHSPYGFTASDDAGMKLSWTGRVSVQPPASSGTLKIEGVYLPKYANYAAEFFDGEIVQGKVNVDGKYGFSLAGAMPSVTLTNGLVQVRDLKVTAKGDTLVTLPTVDVKGIVASLEERSIKVGELATSGLEAKVVREKDGSINLLNLIKPQPVVTNAVSTNVTVVATSNAAPWRVALDSLQVANYSVTVEDRTLAKPASLKVDQVAVRVDGFQLTTNATLTTKVFARLNEAGTVEVSGPVHVFPPDGELAIELKEMDLRPLQPFAAPFVNVAIRSGLLSTSGKAQFALPASGAPKLTFKGDVKLDKFDTADGTEFQDFVKWEALAISGIQLQSEPQDLQVQEVKLKGLQTSLIIGTNKQSNIETILMTKAKTTNEVVAVTNQTASASVQTNASVVPVKLAKLVLEDGSLKFVDNSIQPHAVIAVQKFDVSVDGLSTIEEQPATVAISGRVDELAPFSVTGKVRPVLTNLLVDLVISNRNTDMTAFTPYMEKFGGYPITKGKVSVGLKYEIVGMALKSEHSVVVDQFTLGTKNSSPDAINLPLKLGVALLKDRHGKIELDLPVNGRLDDPQFRVLPVVMKVLVNLVTKAVASPFALLGKLVGGGEEMSFVAFEPGVGTIPEAEQAKMEKLAKALYERPGLNLEIAGAVEMKGDRSALAKLKFEQQLKGMRLKEIAATGVTPPSMSELKMETSERERLVTAAYVEVFGPLPVATNVVVATPVTNAVVAVATPMTNAPAVVKKEEMKPEVKSEAKAKKRFTEQLQGAAAQLAFAERKKKVVVKKPAEVVKKEEVKAVEAIKVAETVASTPAVPPVQSVQTTPTITLAEMEAKLLERVKVEDNELRDLMLQRAQSVQTLLLKTEKVTAERLFIITPKALDEAYRGESKVDLLLN; from the coding sequence ATGGCAAACGAGAAGTTTAACGCGTTTAAGAAAACGAAGGGTTTCCGTCGCTTGGTATGGGCGACGGTGGTGCTGGTGGTGTATTCCATCGTGGGTTTCCTAGTGCTTCCGGCGGTGATTAAGTCACAGCTCATCAAGCGCCTGCCGGAATACACAAAACGGCAAGTGTCCATCGCGGATGTGAAGCTGAATCCCTTCGCGCTGTCTTACACAATGCGCGGTTTTTCGCTGACGGAGACGAATGGTGAGACGTTTGCGTCGTTGGGCGAAGTGTATGTGAATTTCGAATTGTCCTCCATCTTTAATGGGGCATGGACGCTGGGGACGGTTTCGGTGAAAGAGCCGTTTGCACAGGTCACGCGCAAGGCGGATGGGACGTTCAATTTCGACAACCTCATCCCTCCGGCGGATACGAATGTTGTGAAGGAAGTGAAGCCGTTGCCTGCGGTGCTGGTGGAATTGTTGACGATCGAGGGTGGAGCGGTGGCATTCACGGATGAGACGCGGCCGGGGCCGTTCAAGACGAAGATCGCGCCGATCCAGTTCGATCTCACGCAATTGACCACGCGACCGGACAAGCACAGCCCGTATGGCTTCACAGCAAGCGATGATGCTGGGATGAAGCTGTCTTGGACAGGGCGTGTCTCGGTGCAGCCGCCTGCGTCATCGGGCACACTGAAGATCGAGGGTGTTTACCTGCCGAAGTATGCGAACTATGCGGCGGAGTTTTTTGATGGTGAGATCGTGCAGGGGAAAGTGAACGTGGATGGCAAGTATGGCTTCTCACTCGCGGGTGCGATGCCATCGGTCACATTGACGAATGGTCTGGTGCAAGTGCGGGATCTGAAGGTCACGGCGAAGGGGGACACGTTGGTGACTTTGCCGACGGTGGATGTGAAGGGGATCGTGGCGTCGCTAGAAGAGCGGTCGATCAAGGTCGGTGAACTGGCGACGAGCGGGCTCGAGGCGAAGGTGGTGCGGGAGAAGGATGGAAGCATCAATCTGCTGAATCTCATCAAGCCGCAGCCGGTGGTGACAAATGCGGTGAGCACGAATGTGACCGTGGTGGCAACGAGCAATGCCGCACCGTGGAGGGTGGCCCTGGATTCACTGCAAGTGGCGAACTACAGCGTGACTGTGGAGGATCGAACGTTGGCGAAACCGGCATCGCTCAAGGTGGACCAGGTGGCGGTGCGGGTGGATGGTTTTCAACTGACGACGAATGCGACGCTGACGACGAAGGTCTTCGCGCGTTTGAACGAAGCGGGCACGGTGGAGGTGTCCGGGCCGGTGCATGTGTTTCCGCCGGATGGGGAATTGGCGATCGAGTTGAAGGAGATGGACCTCCGACCGTTGCAGCCGTTCGCGGCACCGTTTGTGAATGTGGCGATCCGGAGCGGGTTGCTCTCCACGAGTGGCAAGGCGCAGTTCGCATTGCCTGCGAGTGGTGCGCCGAAGCTGACGTTCAAGGGCGATGTGAAGCTGGATAAGTTCGATACGGCGGATGGCACGGAGTTCCAGGATTTCGTGAAGTGGGAGGCGCTGGCGATCAGTGGTATTCAACTGCAAAGCGAGCCGCAGGATTTGCAGGTGCAGGAGGTGAAGTTGAAGGGATTGCAGACGAGCTTGATCATCGGGACGAACAAGCAATCGAACATCGAGACGATCTTGATGACGAAGGCGAAGACGACGAATGAGGTGGTGGCGGTAACGAATCAGACGGCGTCGGCGAGCGTGCAGACGAATGCGAGTGTGGTGCCGGTAAAGCTGGCGAAACTGGTGCTGGAGGATGGTTCGTTGAAGTTCGTGGATAATTCCATCCAGCCACATGCAGTCATCGCGGTGCAGAAATTTGACGTGAGCGTGGATGGGCTTTCGACCATTGAGGAACAACCTGCGACGGTGGCCATCAGCGGGCGCGTGGATGAACTGGCGCCGTTCTCGGTGACGGGCAAGGTGCGGCCAGTGTTGACGAATCTGTTAGTTGATTTGGTGATTAGCAATCGTAACACGGATATGACGGCGTTCACGCCTTACATGGAGAAGTTCGGCGGGTATCCTATCACGAAAGGCAAGGTGAGCGTGGGGTTGAAGTATGAGATCGTGGGCATGGCGCTGAAATCCGAACACAGCGTGGTGGTGGATCAATTCACGCTGGGGACGAAGAACAGCAGCCCGGATGCGATCAATCTGCCGTTGAAGCTGGGTGTGGCGTTGCTGAAGGATCGGCATGGGAAGATTGAGCTCGATCTGCCGGTGAACGGAAGATTGGATGATCCGCAATTCCGCGTGTTGCCGGTGGTGATGAAGGTGCTGGTGAACTTGGTGACTAAGGCGGTGGCGTCGCCGTTCGCGCTTTTGGGCAAGCTGGTGGGTGGTGGGGAGGAGATGAGCTTTGTGGCGTTCGAGCCGGGTGTGGGAACGATACCGGAAGCGGAGCAGGCGAAGATGGAGAAACTGGCGAAGGCGCTGTATGAGCGGCCGGGCTTGAATCTGGAGATCGCGGGGGCGGTGGAGATGAAGGGGGATCGCTCGGCGCTGGCGAAGTTGAAGTTTGAGCAGCAGTTGAAGGGGATGCGTTTGAAAGAGATCGCGGCGACGGGGGTGACGCCTCCGTCGATGAGTGAGTTGAAGATGGAAACATCGGAGCGGGAGCGTTTGGTTACGGCGGCGTATGTGGAAGTGTTTGGACCATTGCCGGTGGCTACGAATGTGGTGGTGGCGACACCTGTGACTAATGCGGTGGTGGCTGTGGCTACGCCTATGACAAATGCGCCTGCGGTAGTGAAAAAAGAGGAGATGAAGCCGGAAGTGAAGAGTGAAGCCAAAGCGAAGAAACGTTTTACTGAACAATTGCAGGGTGCGGCCGCGCAGCTGGCTTTTGCAGAGCGGAAGAAGAAGGTGGTAGTGAAGAAGCCTGCAGAGGTGGTGAAAAAGGAAGAGGTGAAGGCTGTGGAAGCGATAAAGGTTGCTGAGACTGTGGCTTCTACTCCTGCGGTGCCGCCAGTCCAGTCAGTTCAAACGACGCCGACAATCACCCTTGCGGAGATGGAGGCGAAGTTGCTGGAGCGCGTGAAGGTGGAGGATAATGAGTTGCGAGATCTGATGTTGCAGCGGGCGCAGAGTGTACAGACGTTATTGTTGAAGACGGAGAAGGTCACGGCGGAGAGGTTGTTCATCATCACGCCAAAGGCGTTGGATGAGGCATACCGCGGGGAGAGCAAGGTAGACCTGTTGTTGAATTAG
- a CDS encoding c-type cytochrome: protein MALKAGSWVSAMALLAGVVGFALHEAMAADSKLLAGAELMQRGPRPARPALPASTLPLKFIKGERIAFVGGGLGEQMNRSGDFETLLHSRFPQQELVVRNFCRPADEVSVRQRSSGYTALDNPLSAFGADTIFCFFGFNESYAGAEGVAKFKADYAKFLDDAAKEYPRDDAGSAPRLVLVSPAAFEPTGGKFLPEGTKENANLKLYANAVKEVAAERKIAFVDLYTPTLKAFSKKKGMQFSSNGMLLNEEGNRAVAEALDEALFGTENPAMAGSSGYEKLREAVNDKSWVHMQDYRMLNGWYVYGGRRTFDTETFPREYLKIRNMVEVRDRYVWDIAQGKPVAKVPDDSKTGELIVPAPGFGRWPSKEPKELKYPTPEESIKTMEVPEGFEVQLVASEREFPELAKVNQINFDNKGRLWASCMANYPQWKPGEPRPNDRLLIFSDFDERGKAKKCTVFYDKLICPTGFEFWNGGVIVVDEPRLIWLKDTDGDDKADIVQELSDGWATDDTHHTIGAFEWSPGGLLHMLEGVSMSTAVETPWGAMRQFGKAGCYVLDPRSQKLRWFTTPGYGNPWCYVFDWWGQGIVGDGTTPQQHWDTPLSTAVYSGRKGLNTVFNGEGMRPNVGTEFLYTRQFPDDVQGHFIFACVINMNGLTRFKIEDDGAGYKGARLKKNVSGKDVPYDLLTAKDNMTFRPTDPQIGPDGALYFGDWSAALIGHMQYSQRDPGRDQKHGRLFRLVYKDKPLLKPVTQHGKKVNELLDQLKEYEPRTRYRARRELRDRPTAEVIKAVKSWVAKLDPKDKEYDRLRLEALWVQQGHHAVDPAYLQQVLRAKTPEARAGATRVLADEWEYLSNPMQYIKTQVTDESPRTRVEAIRALSYVRTKESVETLLLAAALPRDYWIDYTLEMTLGALEPVWKDEFKAKTIANNNPAGLEVLNEFANRSQPSGIATAALKKFLAAPDMPQKDLDKVLADIAKAKGNVDNGKAVFRRICIACHKFGAEGVDYGPAMNGVASRMTKELIVESILEPNAKLDPKFLTTNVETKDGEAYTGFILSDTADVLKLRIAGGIDQEIKKTNIAKRDTVKQSSMPEGLAGGMSPTEFIDLIEFLNSQKAPAVKK from the coding sequence ATGGCCCTGAAAGCGGGAAGCTGGGTTTCGGCGATGGCTTTGCTGGCGGGGGTGGTGGGTTTCGCACTGCACGAAGCGATGGCGGCGGACAGCAAGTTGCTGGCGGGGGCGGAATTGATGCAGCGTGGGCCGCGTCCGGCGCGTCCAGCGTTGCCAGCGAGTACGTTGCCGTTGAAGTTCATTAAGGGGGAGCGGATCGCGTTTGTGGGTGGCGGGCTGGGGGAGCAGATGAATCGCAGCGGGGATTTTGAGACGTTGCTGCATTCGCGCTTTCCGCAGCAGGAATTGGTGGTGCGGAATTTCTGTCGTCCAGCGGATGAGGTGTCGGTGCGGCAGCGGTCGAGCGGTTACACGGCGTTGGATAATCCTTTGAGCGCGTTCGGGGCGGATACGATCTTCTGCTTCTTCGGTTTCAATGAATCGTATGCGGGCGCGGAGGGTGTGGCGAAGTTCAAGGCGGATTACGCGAAATTTCTGGATGATGCGGCGAAGGAATATCCACGGGATGATGCGGGGAGTGCGCCGCGATTGGTGTTGGTTTCGCCAGCAGCGTTTGAGCCGACGGGGGGCAAGTTCCTGCCGGAGGGGACGAAGGAGAATGCGAATCTGAAGCTGTATGCGAATGCGGTGAAGGAAGTGGCGGCGGAACGGAAGATCGCGTTTGTGGATCTTTATACGCCGACGCTCAAGGCGTTCAGCAAGAAGAAGGGAATGCAGTTCAGCAGCAACGGCATGTTGCTGAATGAGGAGGGCAATCGCGCGGTGGCAGAGGCGTTGGACGAAGCGCTCTTTGGCACGGAGAATCCGGCGATGGCGGGTTCGTCCGGTTACGAGAAATTGCGTGAGGCGGTGAATGACAAGTCCTGGGTACACATGCAGGACTATCGCATGCTGAACGGCTGGTATGTGTATGGTGGCCGTCGCACGTTCGATACGGAGACGTTCCCGCGTGAGTATCTGAAGATCCGCAACATGGTGGAGGTGCGGGATCGTTACGTGTGGGACATCGCGCAGGGCAAGCCGGTGGCGAAGGTGCCGGATGACAGCAAGACGGGAGAACTGATCGTGCCCGCGCCGGGATTTGGTCGCTGGCCGTCCAAGGAGCCGAAAGAACTGAAGTATCCGACGCCGGAGGAGAGCATTAAGACGATGGAAGTGCCAGAGGGTTTCGAGGTGCAACTGGTGGCAAGCGAGAGGGAGTTTCCGGAACTGGCGAAGGTGAACCAGATCAATTTCGACAATAAGGGCCGTTTGTGGGCCTCGTGCATGGCGAATTACCCGCAGTGGAAGCCGGGTGAACCGAGGCCGAATGATCGCTTGCTGATCTTCTCGGATTTCGATGAGAGGGGCAAAGCGAAGAAGTGCACGGTGTTTTACGACAAGCTCATTTGCCCGACGGGTTTTGAGTTCTGGAATGGTGGCGTGATTGTTGTCGATGAACCGCGGCTTATCTGGCTCAAAGATACGGATGGGGATGATAAGGCGGACATCGTGCAGGAGCTGAGCGATGGTTGGGCCACGGATGACACGCATCATACGATCGGTGCGTTCGAGTGGTCTCCGGGCGGTCTGCTGCACATGTTAGAAGGTGTGAGCATGAGCACAGCGGTGGAGACGCCGTGGGGTGCGATGCGGCAGTTCGGCAAGGCGGGTTGCTACGTGCTGGACCCGCGCTCGCAGAAGCTGCGCTGGTTCACGACACCGGGTTACGGCAATCCGTGGTGCTATGTGTTCGATTGGTGGGGCCAGGGTATCGTGGGTGACGGCACCACGCCGCAGCAGCATTGGGACACGCCTCTCAGCACGGCGGTTTACAGTGGGCGCAAGGGCTTGAACACGGTGTTCAATGGCGAGGGGATGCGGCCGAACGTGGGCACGGAGTTTCTCTACACGCGGCAGTTCCCAGATGATGTGCAGGGACATTTCATCTTCGCGTGCGTGATCAACATGAACGGCCTGACGCGGTTCAAAATCGAGGACGATGGCGCGGGGTACAAAGGCGCGCGGCTGAAGAAAAACGTGAGCGGCAAAGATGTGCCGTATGACCTGCTGACGGCGAAGGATAACATGACGTTCCGCCCGACGGACCCGCAGATCGGGCCGGATGGTGCGTTGTATTTCGGTGACTGGAGCGCGGCGCTCATCGGGCATATGCAGTATTCGCAACGTGACCCGGGTCGTGATCAGAAGCACGGGCGTTTGTTCCGCTTGGTTTACAAGGACAAACCTTTGCTGAAGCCGGTAACGCAGCATGGCAAGAAGGTGAACGAACTGCTCGATCAGTTGAAGGAATACGAGCCGCGCACGCGTTATCGCGCACGCCGGGAATTACGCGATCGCCCGACGGCAGAGGTCATCAAGGCTGTGAAGTCTTGGGTTGCGAAGCTGGACCCGAAGGACAAGGAGTATGATCGCTTGCGCCTGGAAGCGCTCTGGGTGCAGCAGGGGCATCACGCGGTGGACCCGGCGTATCTGCAACAGGTCTTGCGCGCGAAGACGCCGGAAGCGCGGGCAGGTGCGACGCGTGTGCTGGCGGATGAGTGGGAATACCTCTCGAATCCGATGCAGTATATCAAGACGCAGGTGACGGATGAATCGCCCCGCACGCGCGTGGAGGCGATCCGCGCATTGAGCTATGTGCGCACGAAGGAATCGGTGGAGACGCTGCTGCTGGCGGCGGCATTGCCACGCGATTACTGGATCGATTACACGCTGGAGATGACGCTGGGTGCGCTGGAGCCGGTGTGGAAGGACGAGTTCAAGGCGAAGACCATCGCGAACAATAATCCGGCAGGACTGGAAGTGCTGAATGAGTTCGCGAACCGTTCGCAGCCTTCGGGCATCGCAACGGCGGCGTTGAAGAAATTCCTCGCGGCACCGGATATGCCGCAGAAGGATTTGGACAAGGTGCTGGCGGACATAGCGAAGGCGAAGGGCAATGTGGACAACGGCAAGGCGGTGTTCCGCCGCATCTGCATCGCGTGCCATAAGTTTGGTGCGGAAGGCGTGGATTATGGTCCGGCGATGAACGGTGTGGCTTCACGCATGACGAAGGAGTTGATAGTCGAGTCCATCCTGGAACCGAATGCGAAGCTGGATCCGAAATTCCTCACGACGAATGTGGAGACGAAGGATGGCGAAGCTTACACGGGCTTCATCCTGTCGGATACGGCAGACGTATTGAAGCTGCGCATCGCGGGTGGCATCGATCAGGAGATCAAGAAAACAAACATCGCCAAGCGCGATACGGTGAAGCAGAGCAGCATGCCGGAGGGCTTGGCAGGCGGCATGTCACCGACGGAGTTCATCGATCTGATCGAGTTCT